Proteins encoded together in one Mastomys coucha isolate ucsf_1 unplaced genomic scaffold, UCSF_Mcou_1 pScaffold16, whole genome shotgun sequence window:
- the LOC116094237 gene encoding ADP-ribosylation factor-like protein 4D, producing the protein MGNHLTEMAPTASSFLPHFQILHVVVIGLDSAGKTSLLYRLKFKEFVQNVPINGFNTKKIFVPLGASHGITFQVWDVGGQEKLRPLWHSYTHRTDGLLFVVDSAETERLEEARMELHRISKASDNQGVPVLVLANKQDQPGALSAAEVKRLAVWELAAAMLTHVQGCRAVDGLGFSQDWSICMR; encoded by the coding sequence ATGGGGAACCACTTGACTGAAATGGCCCCCACAGCCTCATCCTTCCTGCCGCACTTCCAGATCCTGCATGTTGTGGTCATTGGGTTGGATTCCGCTGGGAAGACGTCCCTTCTTTACCGCCTCAAGTTCAAGGAGTTTGTCCAGAACGTCCCCATCAATGGCTTCAACACCAAGAAGATCTTCGTGCCCCTAGGGGCTTCCCATGGAATCACTTTCCAAGTGTGGGATGTCGGGGGTCAGGAGAAGCTTCGGCCACTGTGGCACTCCTACACCCACCGGACAGATGGACTGTTGTTTGTCGTGGACTCTGCAGAGACCGAGAGGTTAGAGGAAGCTAGAATGGAGCTACACCGGATCAGCAAGGCTTCCGACAACCAGGGGGTGCCAGTGCTGGTGCTGGCCAACAAGCAGGACCAGCCGGGGGCGCTGAGCGCAGCAGAGGTGAAGAGGCTGGCCGTCTGGGAGCTGGCAGCTGCCATGCTCACCCATGTGCAGGGCTGCAGGGCTGTGGATGGGCTGGGCTTCAGTCAGGACTGGAGCATTTGTATGAGATGA